In one Pseudarthrobacter oxydans genomic region, the following are encoded:
- a CDS encoding RDD family protein, with translation MAVNLQLVPATAGKRLGAAVIDWLPPLTVLVLTLTVGFAGITRTRNGQYITYDTASLVLFGSIGLGLTLVYLFVVMGIEARTGKTPGNLLMGIRSADNDGYAPGAGAVFLRGLFTGAGMLVALLAAVLVVVFKWFGPALFILAPLLFAGAAWAVLVVVSNTWDRNGRLRGWQDKAAKALVFDVKAGRDPITTGGIQGPYSFAPLDLPPVQQVLSPVAGIPAASPPVQPSPPVQAPPQTSPSQTMPYTAPGSFAPPSAAPPSAAPPGTSAAAGGPAGASVPMRGAQHHVDDDVERTQVRPQAGGPAPVAVLRIRLDDGRDFQLDRSVLVGRNPVGQSGEQHAQLLAVDDPGRSISKTHLHLLTDGAGIWVTDRNSTNGSAVTTPNGARTPLAPGVPTFVTPGSSVHFGDRTFYLGQA, from the coding sequence ATGGCAGTGAACCTTCAGCTTGTGCCGGCCACGGCCGGCAAGCGGCTTGGCGCTGCCGTCATTGACTGGCTGCCGCCGCTAACCGTGCTGGTGCTGACGCTCACCGTTGGCTTTGCCGGGATTACCCGCACCCGCAACGGCCAGTACATCACCTATGACACCGCCTCCCTGGTGCTGTTCGGCAGCATCGGGCTGGGCCTGACGCTGGTGTACCTGTTCGTGGTCATGGGGATTGAAGCGAGGACAGGCAAAACACCCGGCAACCTGCTCATGGGCATCCGCAGCGCGGACAACGACGGCTACGCGCCGGGCGCCGGCGCCGTCTTCCTCCGCGGCCTCTTTACCGGTGCCGGCATGCTGGTGGCGCTGCTGGCGGCGGTCCTGGTGGTGGTGTTCAAGTGGTTCGGACCGGCCCTGTTCATCCTTGCGCCGCTGCTTTTTGCGGGTGCCGCCTGGGCCGTGCTGGTGGTGGTGTCCAATACCTGGGACCGGAACGGCCGCCTGCGGGGATGGCAGGACAAAGCCGCCAAGGCCCTCGTTTTCGATGTGAAGGCCGGGCGCGACCCCATCACCACCGGCGGCATCCAGGGCCCGTACAGCTTCGCGCCGCTGGACCTGCCGCCGGTGCAGCAGGTGCTCTCCCCGGTGGCGGGCATTCCCGCCGCGTCCCCGCCGGTGCAGCCTTCCCCGCCCGTTCAGGCGCCCCCGCAGACGTCGCCGTCCCAGACCATGCCCTACACGGCACCTGGGTCCTTCGCGCCGCCGTCCGCCGCGCCGCCGTCCGCCGCGCCGCCGGGTACGTCAGCCGCCGCCGGTGGACCCGCTGGTGCGTCCGTGCCGATGCGCGGCGCGCAGCACCACGTGGACGACGACGTTGAACGCACCCAGGTGCGCCCGCAGGCAGGCGGGCCTGCACCCGTCGCCGTCCTCCGGATCCGCCTGGACGACGGGCGCGACTTCCAGTTGGACCGCAGTGTCCTGGTGGGCCGCAATCCCGTAGGCCAGTCCGGTGAACAGCATGCCCAGCTCCTGGCCGTCGACGATCCCGGCCGCTCCATCTCGAAAACCCACCTCCACCTGCTGACCGACGGCGCGGGGATCTGGGTGACGGACAGGAACTCCACGAACGGCAGCGCCGTGACCACCCCGAACGGCGCCAGGACGCCACTTGCGCCGGGTGTCCCAACTTTTGTTACGCCCGGATCCAGTGTCCACTTCGGAGACCGGACCTTTTACCTAGGACAGGCATGA